In one Capricornis sumatraensis isolate serow.1 chromosome 1, serow.2, whole genome shotgun sequence genomic region, the following are encoded:
- the CCDC54 gene encoding coiled-coil domain-containing protein 54 — protein sequence MYKLQAKRVKAAAGQMWNSNFSKIRQSLKNAYHKCKNQYPNSTRCPAMTSHDCDQEDLDADEEMNLLVMLQDIKTTQLELLSQMTGMICALSKIQERTDFCQKQMEVLETKMNVNENKQCTTAEDIVSVKEDIDALKKKVTELGNQNSCSNVHCLEVLDGEKGKEIIELLHKVTQPETLKNTLTSIDSEISSAEPEKMLSYPNSTDHLEEKTISPQIKALKKSNYQNALRSFQKAKSNIYIYPDFNTWIKLTFVHGGKWRFFLSATKLEEFIQWLLSRPTFLPEEPEVITQKYCLFTGPITSLTTICVSVFNYVYCLFGSSKEEVTRL from the coding sequence ATGTACAAACTTCAAGCCAAAAGGGTAAAAGCTGCTGCTGGGCAGATGTGGAATTCAAATTTCTCCAAGATCAGACAATCTCTTAAAAATGCTTACCACAAATGTAAGAATCAGTATCCGAATTCAACCAGATGTCCAGCTATGACTTCCCATGATTGTGATCAAGAGGATCTTGATGCTGATGAAGAAATGAATCTTCTAGTAATGCTCCAAGATATTAAAACCACCCAGCTTGAACTCCTCAGCCAAATGACTGGCATGATCTGTGCATTATCAAAAATCCAGGAAAGGACTGACTTCTGTCAGAAGCAGATGGAAGTACTGGAAACCAAAATGAATGTTAATGAAAATAAACAGTGTACAACAGCTGAAGATATCGTCTCTGTGAAGGAAGACATTGATGCTTTAAAGAAGAAGGTGACAGAACTGGGAAACCAGAATTCTTGCTCCAACGTACATTGTTTAGAGGTTCTGGATGGAGAAAAGGGTAAAGAGATCATAGAACTTCTTCACAAAGTCACACAACCAGAAACTCTGAAGAACACACTGACCTCTATAGATTCGGAAATCTCTTCAGCAGAACCAGAGAAAATGCTCAGTTATCCTAACTCCACTGATCATCTTGAGGAAAAAACAATATCTCCTCAGATTAAAGCTCTGAAGAAAAGTAACTATCAAAATGCATTAAGAAGCTTTCAAAAAGCAAAGTCAAATATTTATATCTACCCAGACTTTAATACATGGATTAAGCTAACTTTTGTCCATGGAGGAAAGTGGAGATTTTTCCTCAGCGCAACCAAGTTAGAGGAATTCATCCAGTGGCTTCTTTCCAGGCCAACCTTCCTTCCTGAGGAACCAGAAGTCATAACCCAGAAGTATTGTCTTTTCACTGGGCCTATCACAAGCTTGACcaccatctgtgtctctgttttcaaCTACGTTTATTGTCTTTTTGGTTCCTCAAAAGAGGAAGTAACTCGACTATAG